A region of the Flintibacter sp. KGMB00164 genome:
CCCTGAGACCCAGCCCCTGCTGTCCATGCTGGACAGCGACCTCATGGACATCTTTGAGGCCTGCGTGAACGGCACCCTGGACCAGGTGGAGGTCAAGTGGAAGGACGGCGCTGCCTGCTGCATCGTGCTGGCTTCCGGCGGCTATCCGGTGAAGTACCAGAGCGGCTATCCCATCTCCGGTCTGGAGGAGGCGGGTAAGTCCGCCACCGTGTTCCACGCCGGTACCAAGCGCCAGGAGGACGGCACCATCGTCACCGCTGGCGGCCGTGTGCTGGGTGTGACTGCCCTGGGCGCTGACCTGGACGAGGCCATCTCCAACGCCTATGCCGCCTGTGCCCCCATCTCCTTCCAGGATATGCACATGCGCAAGGACATCGGTAAGGTATGAGTCAGCTTGCTCTCCAGGGCGTTGTCTTCGACGTGGACGGCGTTCTCTTTGATACGGAACGACTGACCAACCAGACCTGGTTGGCCGTAGGAAAGGAACTTGGCTGGCCCCAGATCGGCGAGTATTATCTGGAATTTGTGGGACAAAACCGCACGGATATTCATCAGAAAATGCTGGACCTCTTTGGCCCAGAGTTCCCAAAAGAGGAGTTTATGAAGACCTGCTCTGCCTATTCTCAGGCCAGAATGGAGCGGGAAGGCGTTCCCATGAAGCCGGGAGTACGGGAAATCCTGGACTTTCTGAAGGCCCGGAATATCCCCATCGCTCTGGCCACCTCCACCGGTCGGGAACGTACTTTGCGCCGCATGGAGCTAACCGGCCTCGGTCCCTACTTCTCCGCCATCATTACCGGCGATCAGGTAGTCCACAGCAAGCCTGACCCGGAGATCTACCAGCTGGCCTGCCGGGCACTGGGCACGGATCCCGCCCAGACAATTGCTGTGGAGGACTCCCGCAACGGGATTCTCTCCGCCTCTCAGGCGGGAATGAAGGTCATTATGGTTCCCGACATGATCCCCCCTACTCCGGAACTGGATGCGCTGCTCTTTCGCCGCTGCACCAGTTTGCTGGAGGTACGGGACTTTTTGACTCAGCAGCTGGATTCTTGATTCTTAAAACAGAGGACCGACCCCATCGGGTCGGTCCTCTGTTTTTTAAAGTCCTTTTTTTAATTCCTCCAGCAAGCCCTGACACCCCTCCAGCACATCCTGGTACGTAGTCTCAAAATCTCCGGTGTACCAAGGGTCGGCCACCTGGCCGGGACGATCCGTATAATCCATCAGCAGATGGATCTTTCCCTCCGGGTCCCCCCCACAGATTCGGGTCATATTGCGCAGATTGGCCTGATCCATACCAATCAGCAGATCATAGTCGGAATAGTCGGCCTTTTTCATCTGCTTGGCCGCATGCCCTTGGCATCCGATCCCATACTCGGCCAGCTTTCGCCGTGCCGGAGGATAAACTGGGTTTCCGATCTCCTCTGTGCTGGTGGCGGCAGAGTCTACCTTGATTCGCTCCTCCAATCCCGCTTTCTTCACCAAATCTTCCATGATAAAGCGAGCCATTGGACTTCTGCAAATATTGCCGTGACAAACAAAAAGTATTTTCGTCATTTCAGTTATATCCCTTCATAAGCCTGCAAGCCATTGTTATGACTGGCTTTTCGGCAAGTTCTGTTTTAAGTTGCTTCTGAATTTTTCTAATCAACTTCCTATTTGGTTAGTATAGCATCTCAAAAAAATAGGAGTCAATAAAAACAGCACCAAGCCCGGAAAATCACCTTTCTCTCCCAAGCAGGGCTCGTTTTCTCTACCGGAACAAGCAATCCATGAAATATTTCTACTTATGTTCCAATGTGCTGGGGATCGCTCTTAGCAGGCTGTGATTCCACATAAAATCAAGAAGCTTCTGCTGCACCGGATTCGTGTGCTGTTTTAAAGAAGATAAGTAAATGGCACGTGTTGCAATGGGATCATCCAGCTGATAAAAAATGATACTCTCCGTGGGGGCCACATACTCCGGAATCGTAGAGCGCAGAAAAGACACACCTTGACCTTCACACACCAGATAAAAAGCGGTCATCATCTGCGTGAGGAAAACTGAAACTTTGGGGGTAAAACCTGCGTGCTCACATAGCTGCATACTGCGCTGATAGCTGTCGTTTCCCGTTTGCAGGAGAAGAAATGGCTCATCCCGGAAGGCCGCTAAAGGAACGGCAGGCTTCTTTTGACCGGGCTCATTGCGTTTGAGCAGTTCATCAAAGGAATAACCGTATTGACTTAACTGTTTATTGATGGGAAATCGAGCCGGTACCGCCAGGACAATTTCTTCCATACACCATGCCACAGATTGAATCTTTTCATTTGTTTGCAGAGGCTCTGCCTCCAGAAAGAAATCCAGTTTATGACTGAGTAATTTTTCAGCCATGGACGCACTGCCGCCTTCCGTCAGTGTCAAGGTAATTTGGGGATTTTCCTCCCGGAATTCCTGAAACAGCCGTGGAAGCACATACGTACAGAAGAACATGGAGCTTCCAATATGCAGTTTCGTTTCCTGGCTGTTGAGCTGGGCGAAGTGGGCACGCATATCCTCTTCAATATTCATTACCTTCTCCACCTGCTGGATATAGTACTGCCCGGCAGGCGTAAGAGAGATGGGCGTGGTGCTCCGGTCAAAAATCGGAGTCTTGATCTCCTGCTCCACCTTCTTTACCACAGAGCTGAGCCACGGCTGGGAGACATATAGTTTTTGCGCAGCTTTTGAGAAGCTACCCTCTTGATAAACGGCGTAAATATATTCCTTGTAGTTCAGCATGTCTATCTCTCCATCTGAAAAACTGCATCCGCTCACTTCTGTATTTCGATTATACCAAAAGGGAACCGCAGCAACAAGGCACTTACACATAAGCAAGTATTTCCCTCCGGATAACCGGAGCACAATGGTCCCCCTTTGCCTATACGAAAAAACATATAGCGCTTAAAGTAATACCAATTTTACAAAAAACAGCGGCACATATAAAATTGAACCAGAACAAGAAATAACGCTAAAGCGGCTATAAAAAGTTCGATAAAGATGTCTCAGCTAAAAAAGGAGTAGATTTTATGCGTCTAGCAACCATAAAATACAACGGCAAGGAACTGGCCGGAATTGTAGTTGATAAAGGTATCCTCCCCATTGCAGCTTTGAACACAGCCAAAGGTACCGCCTGGAAGGAAGAAATGTACGCGCTCATCTGTGCTCAGCAGGTGCCTGTTCTCACCCACTGGTATAACCAGGGCGGCAAGGAGGAGCTGGAATCCATCCCTGGGCTGGTACCAGCGGATCAGGTCGTCTACGCTCCTCTCTACCGTAATCCCCGTCGAATCTTCGGCATCGGATTGAACTACGCGGAACACGCCGGAGACATCGGTTCCGCTGCCCCCACCGGGTTCCCTGGCAGCTTTTTTAAGATGGTGGATACACTCATCGGTCCCGGGGATACGATTAAACTCCCTGCTCTGAAAGAGGCTCAGAAAACCACCGCGGAAGCGGAGTTGGGTGTGATTATGGGCAAGGACTGCCGGGATGTATCAGAGGAAGACTGGGAGAGTGCTATCGTAGGCTACACCACCGTGCTGGACATGACTGAGGAGTCCATTTTGAAAGGCAATGACTATGTCAGCGGAAACCCCCGCTATCTCTGCATTGTTAAAAATTTCCCCACCTTCTTCTCCTTCGGACCCCAGTTGGTCACCCCCGACGAGGTGCCCGATGTACTGAAGCTAGAGGTTCAATCGGTTCATAACGGTGACGTCTACGCCAAAAACACTGTGGACCATATGACCCACAAGCCCGCCCGCCTGGTGTCTCTCCACAGCCAGATTCAGGGCTGGTATGCCGGAGATATTCTTTCCACCGGCACCCCCCGTGCCTTTCATATTCAGGACGGCGATGTGGCTGAGTGCCGGATCTACGGCCCAAACGGCTTTGAGATGGCTCCCCTGCGCAATCCCGTCATCGACCTGAAGAAACACCCCGACCAGAAATAAATTACCGCTCCAAGGAGGAATACACTATGAAAGCTACCTTTGTTTTAACTCCCGCAGAAGCCCGCCGTCTGATTGCCAAAGCGGTCATCCAGACTCCTGAGTTCCAGAAAGCATGGAAAGATGCCTATGTGCTGCTGGCCGGCGGCACCACCAACGCTTTTATCGCCCAGGAGCTTGGCTACGATGTAGAGCCGGGGCAGTGTACCGTCGGCATCAGCTGTGCGGGTTTGCTGTGTGTCACCGAACCTTCCAGCCGCAAGAGCTTCCCAAACGTGTTCTATAAGGGCCAGCCAGTGGACAAGAAGATTGACGAGGCCCTGCAGGATTACCATGCGGACACGGTCATTATCAAGGGCGCCAACGCCTTCGACCTGGAGGGACATGTGGGCGTGATCACCTCCGGCTTCAACGGAGGCACGATTCCCAATTTTATCGGCTACATGACCAGCAAGGGGTTGAAATTTATCTGCCCGGTGGGTTATGAGAAGCTGGTGCCCAATGTGCCCGCCGCCAGCAGGGCTTTGGGCGGAGCCAGCCATATCGATATCTCTATGGGTGCAGATCCCGGCATGTACTGCCTGAGCAGTGCCGATATCATTACCGAAGTGGAAGCCATCAAGCAGATGTTCCGCTGTGACGCCAAGGTGGTGTGCGCCGGCGGCATCGGCGGCAACGAGGGCGCCCACTACTGGGCGGTGGACGGCAAGGAGAGCGACGTGAAGGCTATGGTGGAATACCTGGAAAAGAATATCAAGGGCGAGCCTCCCGTCAAGGGCAACCGGGGCAAGTGCGACAATTGCCGCTATCCTGGCTGCCGGTATCACGGGAAGGGAAATCCCGCCTGGATCAAGGACTGAGGCAATAATTACATTTCTGAGACGTTCCTTTCTTTGACTACATATGATTGCTAAAAAAATTAAAAGACACACCAGCTTGTTAGCTGATGTGTCTTTTATCTTGTCGAACACTTTAGCTGCCGCTGCCGGGTTTTCAAACAGCCCGCCGCGAGTGCGGCATAAATTCAAAGCGAAGTGGAAAATTGTGCAGGATGGCCTTGCCCGCCGGAAACCAAAAAGAAACACCAGCCTGTCGGCTGGTGTTTCTTTTTGGCTTGTCCGCAAAGTATAGATGCCGGACAAGACCGGGGCCCCGCACGGCGGGGCGGCGCGTTTGCGCCGTACAAGCGTTTTGCCGCAGTCAAAACCTTGGCGCAGGAGCAATTCACTTGCCCCGAGCATTTAAAATATCCCAGGATTCCATAAAAAATAACCACACCTAATGGTGTGGTTATTTTTTATGGAGGTGCCACCCAGATTTGAACTGGGGAGTGGAGCTTTTGCAGAGCTCTGCCTTACCACTTGGCTATGGCACCATCTGGAGCGGAACCGCTCCAAAAAATTGGAGCGAGTGACGAGGCTCGAACTCGCTACCTCCACCTTGGCAAGGTGGCGCTCTACCAGATGAGCTACACTCGCATGTTGCCTGGAGAGGGGAACCCTCTCCAGGGCTTTGTTCACTTGGTGCCTCCGGCCGGAATCGAACCAGCGACACGGGGATTTTCAGTCCCCTGCTCTACCAACTGAGCTACAGAGGCAAGTGGCGACTCGGAAGGGACTTGAACCCTCGACCTCCGGCGTGACAGGCCGGCGTTCTAACCAACTGAACTACCGAGCCAGGTAGTCATGGGGGGGAAGTGGTGGGAACAACAGGGCTCGAACCTGTGACCCCATGCTTGTAAGGCATGTGCTCTACCAGCTGAGCTATGCTCCCGAGTTGTGCGCCTCACTTGCGACGGCTTCGCTAGTATACTAGATTTTCGGCCCATTGTCAACAGGTAAATTGAAATTTTTTAAAAGTTTTTTTCGAGCCTCTGTTTTATCCTGAAAATGGATAGACTATCTGTTTCTACTCTATGAAATAATGAAAGAAAGCGCCGGGATATTCTTGACACAAAGCCGTGTACAGTGACATAATTAAGACGATTGTAAGCGCCTTGATATCCGCCAACTTTTACACTACGAAACAATTAGCAGCAATGCTGAGAACATGTTGGCCACGGCCAGACGAAGGAGGAGCTCCAAATGGAGAATAAGGTGAAGCGTATTGGTGTTCTGACCAGCGGCGGCGACGCTCCTGGCATGAATGCAGCTGTCCGTGCGGTCGTCCGTACCGCAGTAAGCCACGGGATCCAGTGTGTGGGTATCCGCAGAGGCTGGAACGGT
Encoded here:
- a CDS encoding HAD family phosphatase, encoding MSQLALQGVVFDVDGVLFDTERLTNQTWLAVGKELGWPQIGEYYLEFVGQNRTDIHQKMLDLFGPEFPKEEFMKTCSAYSQARMEREGVPMKPGVREILDFLKARNIPIALATSTGRERTLRRMELTGLGPYFSAIITGDQVVHSKPDPEIYQLACRALGTDPAQTIAVEDSRNGILSASQAGMKVIMVPDMIPPTPELDALLFRRCTSLLEVRDFLTQQLDS
- a CDS encoding low molecular weight protein-tyrosine-phosphatase; protein product: MTKILFVCHGNICRSPMARFIMEDLVKKAGLEERIKVDSAATSTEEIGNPVYPPARRKLAEYGIGCQGHAAKQMKKADYSDYDLLIGMDQANLRNMTRICGGDPEGKIHLLMDYTDRPGQVADPWYTGDFETTYQDVLEGCQGLLEELKKGL
- a CDS encoding LysR family transcriptional regulator — encoded protein: MLNYKEYIYAVYQEGSFSKAAQKLYVSQPWLSSVVKKVEQEIKTPIFDRSTTPISLTPAGQYYIQQVEKVMNIEEDMRAHFAQLNSQETKLHIGSSMFFCTYVLPRLFQEFREENPQITLTLTEGGSASMAEKLLSHKLDFFLEAEPLQTNEKIQSVAWCMEEIVLAVPARFPINKQLSQYGYSFDELLKRNEPGQKKPAVPLAAFRDEPFLLLQTGNDSYQRSMQLCEHAGFTPKVSVFLTQMMTAFYLVCEGQGVSFLRSTIPEYVAPTESIIFYQLDDPIATRAIYLSSLKQHTNPVQQKLLDFMWNHSLLRAIPSTLEHK
- a CDS encoding fumarylacetoacetate hydrolase family protein, with protein sequence MRLATIKYNGKELAGIVVDKGILPIAALNTAKGTAWKEEMYALICAQQVPVLTHWYNQGGKEELESIPGLVPADQVVYAPLYRNPRRIFGIGLNYAEHAGDIGSAAPTGFPGSFFKMVDTLIGPGDTIKLPALKEAQKTTAEAELGVIMGKDCRDVSEEDWESAIVGYTTVLDMTEESILKGNDYVSGNPRYLCIVKNFPTFFSFGPQLVTPDEVPDVLKLEVQSVHNGDVYAKNTVDHMTHKPARLVSLHSQIQGWYAGDILSTGTPRAFHIQDGDVAECRIYGPNGFEMAPLRNPVIDLKKHPDQK